In one Nitrososphaera viennensis EN76 genomic region, the following are encoded:
- a CDS encoding NADH-quinone oxidoreductase subunit B — MNKELVSPTPNNFNVLVTKLSDVLVRALDRPLGYAINWGRIWSLWPVHLETACCSVEFGAASSPRYDVERFGIIEAFGSLRMCDLIVVQGTVTRKMAPRLRMVYDQMPEPKYVIAMGACAITGGLYIDSYNVLPGCDGIIPVDVYVPGCPPRPETLIQGCMLLQEKIKRQKIK, encoded by the coding sequence ACAACTTTAACGTGCTGGTGACCAAGCTGTCAGACGTCTTGGTCAGGGCGCTTGACAGACCCCTTGGGTACGCAATCAACTGGGGAAGGATCTGGTCCCTGTGGCCGGTGCACCTTGAAACGGCGTGCTGCAGTGTAGAGTTTGGAGCTGCCTCTAGCCCAAGATACGATGTCGAGAGGTTTGGCATCATCGAGGCGTTCGGCTCGCTGCGCATGTGCGACCTTATCGTGGTGCAGGGCACGGTGACAAGGAAGATGGCCCCGAGGCTGAGGATGGTCTATGACCAGATGCCAGAGCCCAAGTACGTGATAGCGATGGGCGCCTGCGCAATCACTGGCGGGCTATACATCGACTCGTACAACGTCCTCCCGGGATGCGACGGCATTATCCCTGTCGACGTTTATGTGCCAGGATGCCCTCCAAGGCCTGAAACCCTTATCCAGGGCTGTATGTTGCTCCAAGAAAAGATCAAGAGACAAAAGATCAAGTAA
- a CDS encoding NADH-quinone oxidoreductase subunit C, with product MSSDKEEQKKPAPTAKPAATTTKPADNSSTKPAPKPAPPKPAAPPVPAAAKPAPAAAAPPAAKKEPEPPAFEKGIAQQLVTRFGDAVKVLYIKPLRIKVQVEPGNIVEVASYIRDNMGFDHAECASGTDYPKDGQIEVNYHLGSYTRDDLLAHVLVLATRTNRDDAHIPSLINVFKSVEYHERETFEMLGVYFDGHPRNERFLLPEDWADIPPLRKEFRIKGR from the coding sequence ATGAGCAGCGACAAGGAAGAGCAGAAAAAGCCAGCTCCGACAGCCAAGCCAGCAGCAACAACAACAAAACCTGCTGATAATTCTAGTACTAAACCCGCGCCCAAGCCGGCGCCACCAAAACCCGCGGCTCCGCCAGTGCCGGCGGCAGCAAAGCCCGCACCAGCCGCTGCTGCGCCTCCGGCGGCCAAGAAGGAGCCCGAGCCCCCTGCGTTTGAAAAGGGCATTGCGCAGCAGCTTGTCACGCGCTTTGGCGACGCTGTCAAGGTTCTTTACATAAAGCCGCTTCGCATCAAGGTCCAGGTCGAGCCCGGCAACATTGTCGAAGTCGCGTCGTACATACGCGACAACATGGGCTTTGACCATGCCGAGTGCGCTTCCGGCACCGACTACCCAAAGGACGGACAGATAGAGGTCAACTACCACCTAGGCTCGTACACCCGCGACGACCTGCTTGCACACGTCCTTGTTCTCGCTACGCGCACTAACCGCGACGACGCGCACATCCCAAGCTTAATTAACGTCTTCAAGTCCGTGGAATACCACGAGCGGGAGACGTTTGAGATGCTGGGCGTCTACTTTGACGGCCACCCGAGAAACGAAAGGTTCCTCCTGCCAGAAGACTGGGCCGACATCCCGCCGCTGCGCAAGGAGTTCAGGATAAAGGGAAGATGA